One genomic segment of Pongo pygmaeus isolate AG05252 chromosome 19, NHGRI_mPonPyg2-v2.0_pri, whole genome shotgun sequence includes these proteins:
- the LOC134738726 gene encoding uncharacterized protein LOC134738726: MPPSPQRLDEQALDGRPPGTRVFLWPPHSPSTHSLYTHFPTPALHAPGFLLSCFVVSLMLAPHSPRFRLAVQLPALHLHPKLSLPCELRAPSTFPSACSALLICADGTASLSLLRMEPWHHPPPAPPTLLGTKIHGPVCVFTATAHAPVLALVSNCLSHCPRLPGQTTEPPLPSLCKRSEALPNRGLRQSEHPLGPFQGRSRLHLSSESTDFFPFPSDIRHHKTQLL, translated from the exons ATGCCCCCGTCTCCCCAGCGGCTGGATGAGCAGGCTCTGGATGGGCGCCCACCAGGCACCAGGGTCTTCTTGTGGCCGCCCCACTCTCCGTCTACGCACTCTCTGTACACGCACTTTCCCACCCCAGCCTTACACGCCCCGGGCTTCCTCCTGTCATGCTTTGTGGTTTCCCTGATGCTGGCCCCTCACTCTCCTAGGTTCAGGCTGGCTGTCCAGCTGCCAGCTCTTCACCTGCACCCCAAACTCTCCCTGCCCTGTGAACTGCGGGCACCGTCTACTTTCCCTTCAGCCTGCAGCGCCCTCTTGATTTGCGCCGATGGAACTGCAAGTCTCTCACTGCTCAGAATGGAGCCCTGGCATCACCCTCCACCCGCCCCTCCCACTCTGCTGGGCACCAAGATCCATGGCCCAGTGTGCGTCTTCACGGCCACGGCCCACGCCCCGGTTCTGGCGCTCGTCTCCAACTGCCTAAGTCACTGTCCCAGGCTCCCCGGGCAAACCACAGAACCCCCGCTGCCTTCCCTGTGCAAGAGGAGTGAGGCACTGCCGAACCGGGGCCTCCGACAAAGCGAACACCCACTGGGCCCCTTCCAGGGAAGATCAAGGCTGCACCTGTCTTCAGAAAGCAccgatttttttccctttccttctgacATCAG GCATCATAAAACTCAGCTCCTGTGA